In Anomaloglossus baeobatrachus isolate aAnoBae1 chromosome 10, aAnoBae1.hap1, whole genome shotgun sequence, the genomic window AGAAAACCTTTTATAATGTAATTTTGAGTGGTGGTCTCAAAGAGGTTTAGTTGTGTATGCAATCATTTCATTTGTCAGGGGTATTGCTTTAACTATTTTTAGCATGTTGATTGATCATTAAAGGGCTGTTTCACTTCTCTacagtagtgaccacatctctgaGAAGCTGATAAGGGAGGCTTTttgtaaataccttgtgttgctaatTCAGCTTTGAAGCGGTGTTATCGCAGTCCCCTCTTCCCTTTCGCGTGACCCTCtgcgctccgtgacctctgggatctggtgatgtcacgtcaacttccagttgacctgacattaaCACTGCCGGCCTCAGTCTCCCTGAGTGATTGGGCTGtaggtggtgtttcaccgctcgtcacagcccagcgtcacagctcaGTATgtctcctgcttgcggtgctctgcagtggaGGGCACATGTGAGATACTGGGCTCAGTGGAGAGCACacgtgagatgctgggctgtgacgagcggtgaaacaccacccacagcttaGTCACTCAAAGTGACTGGGGCCggccttggtgatgtcaggtaatctggtgtgacatcaccagatctcagaggccacggagcccggggggtcacacgatggggaagagcggaccgcgatggctgaattggcaacacaaggtatttacagaaaacctcccctatcagttttacaaagATTTGGTCACTACTACATAGTAGTTAACCACCTCTTTAAGGAATTGCATGAGCATATAAAAACATGGCTGTGAACATCACCTTTTGGAATGGTAGATAAGCATTTGCATCGTGGTAGTCCCTCGTGGTAAGACTAATTTTTGAGCTGGCCTTGGACACAATAGGAGCTCTTTCTGTTAAGGAAACAACCACATTTCTTATCCTATGCATCACATAGTTATACAACTCATAGAAGATAGTCAGATAAATATGAGATAGAGATATAAAttgtagatagatacatagattaaTATTGATAGATGATTACTAATATTTTCTTGATTTCTTGCTATAACCAATATTTTTATGTTGTTTTCTTTTTAGGTGATCCAACTTTCCCTTGACCCTCTCTTCCCTTCTTTCTCCGCCATGTATGTATTCCTTTTTTCCCTGCTGCTCTTCCCTTCAATATTGGGTGCTTCTACTCCTACTCCAAATGAATCTACCTGTGCACCAACCCAAAATGAAGTGTGCACAGATGGCGTCTTACTACCTGCCTGGCTACCACATCCTCCATCCACCGGAGATCGTGCAGCGCGTGCCATTGTCTACTTTGTGGCACTTGTCTACATGTTTTTGGGTATGTCCATCATAGCGGACCGGTTTATGGCATCCATTGAGGTCATCACTTCTCAAGAGCGTCGAATTACATTTCGAAGGCCAAATGGAGAGGTGACAGTGACAAGTGTGCGCCTATGGAATGAAACCGTTTCAAACCTTACACTGATGGCACTGGGCTCATCGGCTCCTGAGATTTTGCTTTCCATCATTGAGGTAGTCGGAAGAGGCTTTGAAGCAGGTGACATGGGCCCCAGCACCATCGTGGGCTCTGCTGCCTTTAACATGTTTGTGATTATCGGCATTTGTGTTGCAGTAGTCCCTGATGGTGAGACTCGCCGCATCCGGCACCCACGTGTCTTTGCAGTGACTGCATTTTGGAGtgtttttgcttatgtttggctttTCCTAATTTTGTCATGGTCCTCTCCTGGAGAAGTGGAGGTGTGGGAGGCACTACTGACATTTTTCTTTTTCCCGGTGTGCGTTCTACAAGCATGGCTGGCAGACAGACGTTTGTTATTTTATCGTTATGCAGGACGAGGTAAAGGTCGAGCAAAGTATAGAGCTGGCAAAAGCCGAGGTGTTTTGGTTGGTGCAGAGGATACAGGTGGACAAGAAGATGGAGGGGAAATGAGGATGGCTAGTGGTGAAAGAGGTGAAGATtttgaagaagaagaggaagaagagcgaaGAGATATGGCCAGAGTATTTAAAGATATGCGTCAACGTTATCCTGGAAAAGACATGGAACAACTGATGGAGTTAGCAAATTACCAGGCCCTTGTGCAACAGCAAAAAAGCAGAGCATTTTATAGAATCCAGGCTACTAGGATGATGATTGGAGCTGGGAATGTACTAAAGAAACATGCAGCAGATCAGGCAAGAAAGGCGTTGACCGATGATAGTAACAAAGATGGAGAGGGAGGAGGTAGAGGAGAGGATGAGGAACCCTGGACAGAAGTGGAATTTGAACATACACACTACCAGTGCTTTGAAAATTGCGGAACCGTTAGTGTTTGGATATTGTGTAAGAGGGCAGATGGTGAAGGGGCAGTCCAGGTAGACTATAGGACTGAGGACGGTACAGCCAATGCCGGGTCAGACTATGAGCTGGCAGATGGAAGTCTTATATTCCAACCTGGAGAAGGCAAGAAGGAGCTTCGGCTCGGAATTATTGATGATGATGTTTTTGAGGAAGATGAACATTTCTATGTGCAACTAAGCAACCCACGTAGAGCGCGAGGTGTGAGGGATGGACCTGGGCGCGTAAGGCTGGGGACAGGGAGGAGAGCCACAGTGACTATATTTGACGATGATCATGCAGGCATCTTTAGCTTCGAGTCAGGCAGCATGAGAGTTAGTGAAAGTGTAGGTACTATGAGGGCAAAAGTGGTACGAGGGTCTGGTGCAAGAGGAAAAGTGGTAATACCATATAGAACCAGTGAGGGAACTGCAAAAGCTGGAGAAGACTACCTTGAAGTTGCTGGGAAAGTGGAGTTCCAGAATGATGAGACCTCGTGAGTATTAAAAGTCTATATTTTATAAATATGTCAGTACTGAATACCTAAAGTTGCCCATAGCATTTGAACAATGCAATGTGCCTAAAACTTATATAAAAATCTTAGCTGATTAAGAAAATAATGCCATATAGCAGAAAATTACAGTAAATTATTTGAGTAAGGTAATGACAATGGATACAAATAATGAAGCCCATTCCTCAGTTTTTATTAAATACAAGGTCAATGTATTAATGTGTATGGTGAAATTCATTAGCATTATGCATACAAGCAGCATTGTAGACTGTACAAGCCGTGGTCTATCAAGCCTGCAGGAACTAATATTACAATTGTGCATTTAATATACTAATTTCAAATGTATCTTTAAAGAATGTGTTTTTCCAGAATAGGATAATGGATGGAAGTGTAAATTAGGCTTAGGAAAGGGACATTTTcttaaaaaaaactgcaatgtaattgtatgatttttttttgttaTCATCTGAAACAGTTGTGCGGTTTGTAAGTTACACTTTTTCCATAATTTCTAAAGGTCTTTATTCTCAACTCAGTATGTTACTAAATAATAAGTGCATAACTGGAATTGTAAGGcaacaaatctaaaaaaaaagtcTTTTTAAAATAATAATGACACCATTCGGGTAAAAATGAGTGAACCTGAGGCTCGAGGTTTGGAGTTCGGGTTTGGAAACCGACATCCAAAGAAAACAAGGTTCGGGTACAAGAGAGTGATGAGTACGAACCACTCAAGCGAGCCGTGCTGTTCTTggatatgagtgatgctcagccctatgagagccgtgtgcagtgtttgattggcgcacatttggggtaaaatcagggtgatcagatgtagtgtacacacacaaacaccccctcccgcattttttttaagtgttttgcTAATGGCCCATACATAAGCAAAACACGTCCGGAGCAGGGTGAGCAGGGTTTATAATTTTAttttgtactagctgtactacccggcttcgcccgggttaataactgctgttaaaatagaatgtattaacaaaaatgtattctgcacacaaaaaccacaaaacaatagatataaatgtaattattaaaaggcaaaaactaagctaatagaagcatttcacaacatgtatttcaacaccacagatattccaccagatttaactaaattggccaagtaatgtgctccgtctgtctctttccagatctgtctctttccccgtctgtttctttccccgtctgtctctgtctgtctctttccaggtctgtctctttccaggtctgtctctttccaggtctgcctctttccaggtctgcctctttccaggtctgtctctttccaggtctgcctctttcctcgtctgcctgtctctgtctctttctttgtctgtctctatctctctgtttctttccccatctgtctctttccaggtctgtctctttcccaggtctgtctctttcccaggtctgtctccccgtctctttgtctgtcttttcctgtctgtctctttccctgtctgcctgtctttgtctgtctctatttctctgtctctttccccgtctgtctctatcaaggtctgtgtctttccccatctatctttgtctgtctctctgactgtctcctcctttcctgtctgcctgtctctgtccctgtctgcatgtctgcatgtctctttccccatctgtctctttccaggtctgtctctacccaggtctgtctctgtctgtctttttcaccatctgtctctgtctgtctctttcaccgtttgtctctctctgtctctttcaccgtttgtctctctctgtctctttccctgtctctttccctgtctgtctctctctatccgtctccccaccgacatcttattacctcacatataagcttcttatactatgaatgtcttttgttcctatagcaaccaatcacagctcctagtaATAACctttagttccaggctccatttactttaatgaaggcatattttttggagagtaactgtaaagcgtggggttaaattttcctgtcaaaacatagtctacgacattccctgggtcacatgaagtgtctgtgcaaaagtttgtgattgtaaatgcgacggtgcggatacacttttcgtttcactttttccccattatctagataggggcaaaattgattggtaaattggaacgcgcggggttaaaatttcgcctcacaacatagcctatgacgctctcagggtccagacgtgtgagtgtgcaaaattttgtggctgtagctgcgatggtgcagatgccaatcccggacatacacatacatacatacatacacacattcatctttatatattagattttgtgtacatactacatctgatcacgcagaTTTTACCCCAAATATGAGCCGGTCAAACAATGcatgcggctcgcacagggctgaggatcactcatacccaagcacatcgCTTGAGTGGTTCGTACTCGTCACTCCCTCGAATCCGAACCTTAGTTTTTTGGAAGTCAGATTCTGAACTCGAACCTCGAtcctcagattcgctcatctctacgttCAGGGACATTTTTTTTGTAGTTAAATGCATCTATTTGACTAAAAATAATCTTTGCAATTGGGATTCATTAAAAACATTGCACTGTTTTGTTTTCCTTCTGAAGTCTCAGTGTTGTACCATCTATTGCTTGCTGAAGAAAGACAAGTTGTGTCGCTTCTTTCCTGTACCTTCACCTATCTATCACCTGTCTGTTTAAATAAAAGCACAATTGCTTTGACGAGTGCGGTGAATTTCCGCTTCCTCCACAGGCAGGGACGCCGACGTACTCATCGCCGCACCGCCCTGTTTGGTCCCCTGGTCCTTCTCCGGTCTCTGTGTTCCAGGGCTTGATCATGATATGCAGGTCTCCTGGCACTGTCCTTAGGGCGTGCGCTCccatctcttaaagtggcagcacgCTCACTCTGAAGTGTCCCccaacctatggctgagaggcactgggtatttaaggccccTTCCCCTGTAGGGAGGTGTATGAGCAACTTGGTTCCTGGTGAGCTTGATCTTGTCAGGACACCGTCTACTGTCTTCCCTATTAAGTACTGCCTGTGCAAGTACCCAAACCTAACCAGTCTGTCTCCAATATAAGTACCCTTACTGTCTGTCTCCTGTACTAGGCCGTCCTGTTTGTTCTCCTACCTGAACCCGTCCTGCCTGCCTCCTGTATCTGTCCATCCAAGCTGTGGTTCTGCCTGCAATCCGTACCTACGTCCCTGACCCTtggctcagctgctgcagacccagggactgccctggagtggtaactGGTGTCCACTGCCAGCCCTTCCTCTCCACCACATGCTCTGGTGACGCACTTAGTCACACCGCCCAGGGTTAGCCCGGTCTGgggcacagtgggtccacacccgcTAGCGTAACCCAAACTGAAGCATAAAATTAAGAGGGTATGAATGTGAATAAATAACAGGAATCTAACCTAATCAATATAGACCTAATAGTTATTCAAGTAATTTGTGTTAGACAATCCCACGAAAACTAGGAGAATTATCTAGTGACACAATAATAAGTAACAAAATAGAAAATTTCAAGTGACATGAAAAACACCTATTGGTCAAGGGATAGAAATAAATAAAGTGTCAagtgacatacagtgcctacaagtagtattcaaccccctgcagatttagcaagtttacacattcggaattaacttggcattgtgacatttggactgtagatcagcctggaagtgtgcaatgcactgcagcaaaaaagaatgttatttctttttttatttttttttttttaaattgtgaaaagtttattcagagggtcatttattattcaacccctcaaaccacaagaattctgtttggttcccctaaagtattaagaagtatttcaggcacaaagaacaatgagcttcacatgtttggattaattatctctttttccagccttttctgactaattaagaccctccccaaacttgtgaacagcactcatacatggtcaacatgggaaagacaaaggagcattccaaggccatcagagacaagatcgtggagggtcacaaggctggcaaggggtacaaaaccctttccaaggagttgggcctacctgtctccactgttgggagcatcatccggaagtggaaggcttatggaactactgttagccttccatggcctggacagcctttgaaagtttcctcccgtgccgaggccaggcttgtccgaagagtcaaggctaacccaaggacaacaaggaaggagctccgtgaagatctcatggcagtggggacattggtttcagtcaataccataagtaacgtactccaccgcaatggtctccgttccagacgagcccgtaaggtacctttacttgcaaagcgtcatgtcaaggctcgtctacagtttgctcatgatcacttggaggactctgagacagactggttcaaggttctctggtctgatgagaccaagatcgagatctttggtgccaaccacacatgtgacgtttggagactggatggcactgcatacgaccccaagaataccatcgctacagtcaagcatggtggtgacagcatcatgctgtggggctgtttctcagccaaggggcctggccatctggtccacatccatgggaagatggatagcacggcctacctggagattttggccaagaacctccgctcctccatcaaggatcttaagatgggtcgtcatttcatcttccaacaagacaacgacccaaagcacacagccaagaaaaccaaggcctggttcaagagggaaaaaatcaaggtgttgcagtggcctagtcagtctcctgaccttaacccaattgaaaacttgtggaaggagctcaacattaaa contains:
- the LOC142255156 gene encoding sodium/calcium exchanger 1-like isoform X2; its protein translation is MERKKVIQLSLDPLFPSFSAMYVFLFSLLLFPSILGASTPTPNESTCAPTQNEVCTDGVLLPAWLPHPPSTGDRAARAIVYFVALVYMFLGMSIIADRFMASIEVITSQERRITFRRPNGEVTVTSVRLWNETVSNLTLMALGSSAPEILLSIIEVVGRGFEAGDMGPSTIVGSAAFNMFVIIGICVAVVPDGETRRIRHPRVFAVTAFWSVFAYVWLFLILSWSSPGEVEVWEALLTFFFFPVCVLQAWLADRRLLFYRYAGRGKGRAKYRAGKSRGVLVGAEDTGGQEDGGEMRMASGERGEDFEEEEEEERRDMARVFKDMRQRYPGKDMEQLMELANYQALVQQQKSRAFYRIQATRMMIGAGNVLKKHAADQARKALTDDSNKDGEGGGRGEDEEPWTEVEFEHTHYQCFENCGTVSVWILCKRADGEGAVQVDYRTEDGTANAGSDYELADGSLIFQPGEGKKELRLGIIDDDVFEEDEHFYVQLSNPRRARGVRDGPGRVRLGTGRRATVTIFDDDHAGIFSFESGSMRVSESVGTMRAKVVRGSGARGKVVIPYRTSEGTAKAGEDYLEVAGKVEFQNDETSRYIEIQIIDDEEYEKNKNFFIELGEPEMQRGGETGGKWVVCTKSGEEIAGSPSLGEHRKTEIIIEESYEFKSTVDKLIKKANLALVVGSSSWREQFVSAVTVSAGDDDDEESSEEGLPSCCDYIMHFLTVFWKVLFAFVPPTEYWGGWACFLVSICIIGILTAVTGDLAAHFGCTVGLKDSVTAVVFVALGTSVPDTFASKVAAVQDPHADASIGNVTGSNAVNVFLGLGVAWSIASIFWAGKGKTFHVAPGSLAFSVTLFTGLSLVCLCALLYRRRPPVGGELGGPRIPKILTSLIFVGLWLVYILLASLEAYCHIPGF
- the LOC142255156 gene encoding sodium/calcium exchanger 3-like isoform X1, whose translation is MRKPEVGNLCHYLCYKLLWMDGENLTGRNPYLGERIISEHQVIQLSLDPLFPSFSAMYVFLFSLLLFPSILGASTPTPNESTCAPTQNEVCTDGVLLPAWLPHPPSTGDRAARAIVYFVALVYMFLGMSIIADRFMASIEVITSQERRITFRRPNGEVTVTSVRLWNETVSNLTLMALGSSAPEILLSIIEVVGRGFEAGDMGPSTIVGSAAFNMFVIIGICVAVVPDGETRRIRHPRVFAVTAFWSVFAYVWLFLILSWSSPGEVEVWEALLTFFFFPVCVLQAWLADRRLLFYRYAGRGKGRAKYRAGKSRGVLVGAEDTGGQEDGGEMRMASGERGEDFEEEEEEERRDMARVFKDMRQRYPGKDMEQLMELANYQALVQQQKSRAFYRIQATRMMIGAGNVLKKHAADQARKALTDDSNKDGEGGGRGEDEEPWTEVEFEHTHYQCFENCGTVSVWILCKRADGEGAVQVDYRTEDGTANAGSDYELADGSLIFQPGEGKKELRLGIIDDDVFEEDEHFYVQLSNPRRARGVRDGPGRVRLGTGRRATVTIFDDDHAGIFSFESGSMRVSESVGTMRAKVVRGSGARGKVVIPYRTSEGTAKAGEDYLEVAGKVEFQNDETSRYIEIQIIDDEEYEKNKNFFIELGEPEMQRGGETGGKWVVCTKSGEEIAGSPSLGEHRKTEIIIEESYEFKSTVDKLIKKANLALVVGSSSWREQFVSAVTVSAGDDDDEESSEEGLPSCCDYIMHFLTVFWKVLFAFVPPTEYWGGWACFLVSICIIGILTAVTGDLAAHFGCTVGLKDSVTAVVFVALGTSVPDTFASKVAAVQDPHADASIGNVTGSNAVNVFLGLGVAWSIASIFWAGKGKTFHVAPGSLAFSVTLFTGLSLVCLCALLYRRRPPVGGELGGPRIPKILTSLIFVGLWLVYILLASLEAYCHIPGF
- the LOC142255156 gene encoding sodium/calcium exchanger 1-like isoform X4 — translated: MRKPEVGNLCHYLCYKLLWMDGENLTGRNPYLGERIISEHQVIQLSLDPLFPSFSAMYVFLFSLLLFPSILGASTPTPNESTCAPTQNEVCTDGVLLPAWLPHPPSTGDRAARAIVYFVALVYMFLGMSIIADRFMASIEVITSQERRITFRRPNGEVTVTSVRLWNETVSNLTLMALGSSAPEILLSIIEVVGRGFEAGDMGPSTIVGSAAFNMFVIIGICVAVVPDGETRRIRHPRVFAVTAFWSVFAYVWLFLILSWSSPGEVEVWEALLTFFFFPVCVLQAWLADRRLLFYRYAGRGKGRAKYRAGKSRGVLVGAEDTGGQEDGGEMRMASGERGEDFEEEEEEERRDMARVFKDMRQRYPGKDMEQLMELANYQALVQQQKSRAFYRIQATRMMIGAGNVLKKHAADQARKALTDDSNKDGEGGGRGEDEEPWTEVEFEHTHYQCFENCGTVSVWILCKRADGEGAVQVDYRTEDGTANAGSDYELADGSLIFQPGEGKKELRLGIIDDDVFEEDEHFYVQLSNPRRARGVRDGPGRVRLGTGRRATVTIFDDDHAGIFSFESGSMRVSESVGTMRAKVVRGSGARGKVVIPYRTSEGTAKAGEDYLEVAGKVEFQNDETSRYIEIQIIDDEEYEKNKNFFIELGEPEMQRGGETGGKWVVCTKSGEEIAGSPSLGEHRKTEIIIEESYEFKSTVDKLIKKANLALVVGSSSWREQFVSAVTVSADTFASKVAAVQDPHADASIGNVTGSNAVNVFLGLGVAWSIASIFWAGKGKTFHVAPGSLAFSVTLFTGLSLVCLCALLYRRRPPVGGELGGPRIPKILTSLIFVGLWLVYILLASLEAYCHIPGF
- the LOC142255156 gene encoding sodium/calcium exchanger 1-like isoform X3, which produces MYVFLFSLLLFPSILGASTPTPNESTCAPTQNEVCTDGVLLPAWLPHPPSTGDRAARAIVYFVALVYMFLGMSIIADRFMASIEVITSQERRITFRRPNGEVTVTSVRLWNETVSNLTLMALGSSAPEILLSIIEVVGRGFEAGDMGPSTIVGSAAFNMFVIIGICVAVVPDGETRRIRHPRVFAVTAFWSVFAYVWLFLILSWSSPGEVEVWEALLTFFFFPVCVLQAWLADRRLLFYRYAGRGKGRAKYRAGKSRGVLVGAEDTGGQEDGGEMRMASGERGEDFEEEEEEERRDMARVFKDMRQRYPGKDMEQLMELANYQALVQQQKSRAFYRIQATRMMIGAGNVLKKHAADQARKALTDDSNKDGEGGGRGEDEEPWTEVEFEHTHYQCFENCGTVSVWILCKRADGEGAVQVDYRTEDGTANAGSDYELADGSLIFQPGEGKKELRLGIIDDDVFEEDEHFYVQLSNPRRARGVRDGPGRVRLGTGRRATVTIFDDDHAGIFSFESGSMRVSESVGTMRAKVVRGSGARGKVVIPYRTSEGTAKAGEDYLEVAGKVEFQNDETSRYIEIQIIDDEEYEKNKNFFIELGEPEMQRGGETGGKWVVCTKSGEEIAGSPSLGEHRKTEIIIEESYEFKSTVDKLIKKANLALVVGSSSWREQFVSAVTVSAGDDDDEESSEEGLPSCCDYIMHFLTVFWKVLFAFVPPTEYWGGWACFLVSICIIGILTAVTGDLAAHFGCTVGLKDSVTAVVFVALGTSVPDTFASKVAAVQDPHADASIGNVTGSNAVNVFLGLGVAWSIASIFWAGKGKTFHVAPGSLAFSVTLFTGLSLVCLCALLYRRRPPVGGELGGPRIPKILTSLIFVGLWLVYILLASLEAYCHIPGF